One window of the Chryseotalea sp. WA131a genome contains the following:
- a CDS encoding GxxExxY protein, which yields MKYEEVTRKIIGCAMKVHSTLGNGFQEVIYQRAMAIEMEMQGLGFQREMEMEIFYEGRKIGTRRVDFFVEEKIMVELKAIIKLEDVHLAQAMNYCQAYNLPVGLLINFGAKSLEFKRVYNVNHPENKDYKK from the coding sequence ATGAAGTACGAAGAAGTCACCAGGAAAATAATTGGTTGCGCTATGAAAGTACATAGCACATTAGGTAATGGTTTTCAGGAAGTGATATATCAGCGTGCCATGGCTATTGAAATGGAGATGCAGGGATTGGGATTTCAACGCGAGATGGAGATGGAAATATTTTATGAGGGCAGGAAAATAGGCACAAGGCGAGTCGATTTTTTCGTAGAGGAGAAAATTATGGTGGAACTAAAAGCAATCATTAAATTGGAAGATGTACATCTCGCGCAAGCCATGAACTACTGCCAAGCCTACAATCTTCCCGTTGGTTTACTGATTAATTTCGGAGCAAAGAGTTTAGAATTCAAAAGAGTGTACAATGTTAACCATCCCGAAAACAAAGACTACAAAAAATAG
- a CDS encoding CPBP family intramembrane metalloprotease, producing the protein MAYWAIVTLFFYLIVPMLIIKKVFKQSLRNFGLKQKEMFGYSAVYLSALAVILPVVVMVSFSPAFRATYPFYFPVDRADMFPYFFSWECLYLLQFFGLEFFFRGFMIHGLKDKLGIYSVFVMTIPYCMIHFGKPLPECVGSIGAGLFLGMMSYKTGSVWMGAFLHMAVAISMDVLSLWHRGYF; encoded by the coding sequence ATGGCCTATTGGGCGATCGTTACCTTATTTTTTTATTTGATCGTGCCGATGCTCATTATCAAAAAAGTTTTTAAGCAATCGTTGCGAAATTTTGGCTTGAAGCAGAAAGAAATGTTTGGCTATTCTGCAGTGTACTTGTCTGCGCTTGCTGTGATTTTGCCTGTGGTGGTCATGGTTTCTTTTTCTCCCGCCTTTCGCGCTACTTATCCCTTTTATTTTCCGGTTGATCGAGCCGATATGTTTCCCTATTTTTTTAGCTGGGAGTGTTTGTACCTGTTGCAATTTTTTGGCTTAGAATTTTTCTTTCGTGGCTTTATGATCCACGGTTTGAAAGACAAGCTCGGTATATATTCCGTATTTGTAATGACCATTCCGTATTGCATGATTCATTTTGGAAAACCCTTGCCAGAATGTGTAGGCTCGATCGGTGCGGGGTTGTTCTTAGGTATGATGAGCTACAAAACGGGTTCTGTTTGGATGGGCGCATTTTTGCACATGGCCGTGGCCATCAGCATGGATGTGTTGAGCCTGTGGCATAGAGGGTATTTCTAG
- a CDS encoding virulence RhuM family protein — MAEEKNIIIYKTQDGKASVSLLTKDGTVWMNQNQLAELFDTSVPNISMHISNILEDSELLANSVIKNYLTTAADGKNYEVTFYSLDMILAIGFRVRSKRGTQFRQWANRNLKEYMVKGFVMDDERLKNPDGRPDYFDELLARIRDIRASEKRFYQKVRDLFALSSDYDATDKATQMFYAETQNKLLFAITSKTAAEIVVSRANAGAPNMALTSWKRTVVRKQDIYIAKNYLNHDELDSLNRLVTVFLETAELRAKNKQDLLMDFWRDNVDKIIALSDKQLLTHAGSLSHAQMEKLVEAQYEKFDTERKQYEAQQADATDLAELKALEEKIKAKPVTKPTSKKSKPSHKS, encoded by the coding sequence ATGGCTGAAGAAAAAAACATTATTATATACAAAACACAGGATGGTAAAGCGTCCGTTTCACTTTTAACTAAAGATGGCACCGTATGGATGAACCAAAACCAACTGGCCGAACTTTTTGACACCTCGGTGCCCAACATCAGCATGCATATATCTAATATATTGGAAGATAGTGAGTTACTGGCAAATTCAGTTATTAAGAATTACTTAACAACTGCCGCAGATGGCAAGAATTACGAAGTTACCTTCTACAGCCTTGATATGATACTGGCCATTGGTTTCCGCGTGCGCAGCAAGCGGGGTACACAATTCCGCCAATGGGCTAACCGCAACCTGAAAGAGTACATGGTGAAGGGTTTTGTGATGGATGATGAGCGCCTGAAAAACCCAGATGGCCGCCCCGACTACTTTGATGAATTGCTCGCACGCATACGCGACATACGCGCCTCAGAAAAAAGATTCTACCAAAAAGTGCGCGATCTGTTTGCTCTGAGTAGCGACTACGATGCCACCGATAAAGCCACCCAAATGTTTTATGCCGAAACGCAAAATAAATTGCTGTTTGCCATTACCTCTAAAACAGCAGCAGAAATTGTGGTGAGCCGTGCCAATGCCGGTGCGCCCAACATGGCGCTCACCAGTTGGAAAAGAACCGTAGTGCGCAAGCAGGATATTTACATCGCTAAAAATTATCTGAATCATGATGAACTGGACAGCCTGAACAGATTAGTAACCGTGTTTTTGGAAACTGCAGAACTGCGCGCCAAGAACAAGCAAGACCTGTTAATGGACTTTTGGCGAGATAACGTGGATAAAATTATTGCGCTAAGTGATAAACAACTGCTCACGCATGCGGGCAGCCTGAGCCATGCCCAAATGGAAAAATTGGTAGAAGCCCAATACGAAAAATTTGATACCGAAAGAAAACAATACGAAGCCCAACAAGCCGATGCTACCGATCTGGCAGAACTCAAAGCACTGGAAGAAAAAATAAAAGCAAAGCCAGTGACTAAGCCAACTTCAAAAAAATCAAAGCCATCACACAAATCTTAA
- a CDS encoding response regulator transcription factor — protein sequence MIKLVIAEDHNALIDGVKLLLEKEEDIQFVGFANNGEQLCQLVKNKKPDVVVTDIRMPVMDGITAARSILKDQPDIKVIAFTMFDQDEAVHQMLEAGAKGYILKNSSLAELLLAVRTVYAGNSYFGTGVAQPSGVQMQKGLLSKRQLEILKLIAVGKTNQEIADQLFIGKTTVETHRKNMIRILNLKGTGELLRYALESKYDF from the coding sequence ATGATCAAGCTGGTGATAGCGGAAGATCATAATGCGCTCATTGATGGAGTGAAGCTTCTATTGGAAAAAGAAGAGGACATTCAATTTGTGGGATTTGCCAATAATGGAGAGCAGCTCTGCCAGTTGGTAAAAAATAAAAAACCTGATGTGGTTGTCACTGATATTAGAATGCCTGTGATGGACGGCATCACGGCCGCGCGAAGTATCTTAAAAGACCAACCAGATATCAAGGTAATTGCCTTTACTATGTTCGACCAAGATGAGGCTGTTCACCAAATGCTGGAGGCTGGTGCTAAGGGTTATATTCTTAAAAACTCTAGTTTGGCCGAATTACTGTTGGCCGTGCGAACCGTGTACGCTGGCAACAGCTATTTTGGTACAGGCGTTGCACAACCCAGTGGCGTTCAAATGCAAAAAGGGCTGCTCTCCAAGCGTCAGCTTGAAATATTGAAACTAATTGCTGTGGGTAAGACCAACCAAGAAATTGCCGATCAATTATTTATAGGCAAAACCACCGTAGAGACACATCGCAAAAACATGATTCGCATCCTCAACCTGAAAGGTACAGGTGAACTACTACGTTACGCTTTAGAAAGCAAATACGATTTTTAA
- a CDS encoding restriction endonuclease subunit S, translating into MSKAVPKLRFKEFKGDWINKKLGEVVSNKSGKYNPARDEGSTKCIELEHLSSETGQLLGFANAKELASIKNTFRKGDVLFGKLRPYLKKFLLAPFDGVCSSEIWVLTGNGISNNFLYQIVQRNTFVDLANLSSGSKMPRADWDVVSSGLLIFPSLPEQQKIASFLSAVDEKIHQLTRKKELLEQYKKGVMQQLFCLHYDSSDSGDGHDGLSNQGNQKNHSKSQCRQLRFKDENGKAYPKWEEKRLGDIGDIVSGLTYSPMDVNADGVLVLRSSNVQNRRLTFEDNVYVKVSAGEFNPVKENDILICVRNGSKNLIGKNALIDRENAGVAFGAFMTVYRSYFNSFLFHYFDTDSYKDEVHKNLGATINSINGSDLKKFKIPFPCKEEQQKIASFLSAIDTKIESVAIQIEKTQTFKKGLLQQMFV; encoded by the coding sequence ATGAGCAAGGCAGTACCGAAGTTAAGGTTTAAGGAGTTTAAGGGCGACTGGATTAATAAAAAACTTGGGGAAGTTGTCAGTAATAAATCTGGCAAATATAACCCTGCAAGAGATGAGGGTTCAACTAAATGCATTGAGCTAGAGCATTTATCGTCAGAGACTGGGCAATTATTAGGATTTGCGAATGCCAAAGAATTGGCGAGTATCAAAAATACATTTCGCAAAGGGGATGTTCTTTTTGGAAAGCTCAGGCCGTACCTCAAAAAATTCTTATTAGCACCTTTTGATGGCGTTTGTTCTTCTGAAATTTGGGTATTAACAGGAAATGGGATCTCAAATAATTTTCTTTATCAAATAGTTCAGAGAAATACTTTTGTTGACTTAGCAAATCTTTCATCAGGGTCTAAAATGCCCCGTGCCGATTGGGACGTTGTCTCTTCGGGATTACTCATTTTCCCCTCCCTCCCCGAACAACAAAAAATCGCATCCTTCTTATCAGCGGTAGATGAAAAGATACACCAGCTCACGCGCAAAAAAGAATTGCTGGAGCAATACAAAAAAGGAGTGATGCAGCAACTCTTTTGTCTGCACTATGATTCTTCTGATTCCGGTGATGGCCATGATGGCTTGTCAAATCAAGGCAATCAAAAAAATCATTCAAAATCACAGTGCAGACAATTGCGCTTTAAAGATGAGAATGGAAAAGCGTACCCGAAGTGGGAGGAGAAGAGGTTGGGGGATATTGGAGATATTGTTTCCGGATTAACATATAGTCCTATGGACGTTAATGCGGACGGGGTGTTAGTATTACGATCATCTAATGTTCAGAATAGAAGGTTGACATTTGAAGACAATGTTTATGTGAAAGTGAGTGCTGGTGAATTCAATCCAGTTAAGGAAAACGACATTCTAATTTGCGTTCGAAATGGAAGCAAAAATCTAATTGGTAAAAATGCCTTAATCGATAGAGAAAATGCTGGTGTTGCCTTTGGCGCTTTTATGACAGTTTATCGTAGTTATTTCAACTCCTTTCTGTTCCATTATTTCGATACAGATAGTTACAAAGATGAAGTTCATAAAAATCTTGGCGCTACAATTAATTCAATAAATGGAAGTGACTTAAAAAAGTTTAAGATTCCGTTTCCATGCAAAGAAGAGCAACAAAAAATCGCCAGCTTCCTATCAGCTATCGATACCAAAATAGAAAGCGTGGCTATTCAAATAGAAAAAACCCAAACGTTTAAAAAAGGGCTGTTGCAGCAGATGTTTGTGTAA
- a CDS encoding sorbosone dehydrogenase family protein, with the protein MEIKSTYFIALLTVALCCNNTSTKENIGKELPAITEESAKLPLDLIKLPKGFSISVYAEVEDARSMALSLSGTLFVGNRSEDKVYAVKDTDGDKVADKKWVLATGLNMPNGVAFKDGDLYVAEVNKVHKFAGIESKLDKPTSQVIYDKFPIEKHHGWKYIAFGPDGKLYVPVGAPCNICESKDPIYASITRMNADGTGLEVFANGVRNTVGFTWHPTTKNIWFTDNGRDMLGDDVPPCELNTATKAGQHFGYPYCHGGTIKDPEFGDKKPCSEFIQPAQNLGAHVAPLGLKFYTGSMFPSEYKNQIILAEHGSWNRSKKSGYKLSLVKVNEAGKATSYTTFASGWMDDATQKVWGRPVDVLLMPDGSMLVSDDQAGVIYRIVYKV; encoded by the coding sequence ATGGAAATAAAGTCTACTTACTTCATTGCCTTGTTAACCGTTGCCCTTTGTTGCAACAACACCTCTACGAAAGAAAATATAGGTAAGGAGTTGCCCGCCATCACCGAGGAGAGTGCCAAACTTCCACTGGACTTGATCAAGCTTCCGAAAGGATTTTCTATTTCAGTGTATGCCGAAGTAGAGGATGCACGCTCCATGGCGTTGTCACTCTCGGGCACTTTGTTTGTTGGCAATCGCAGCGAAGACAAAGTGTATGCGGTGAAAGATACGGATGGCGATAAGGTTGCCGATAAAAAATGGGTGTTGGCAACAGGTTTGAATATGCCCAATGGTGTAGCCTTCAAAGACGGTGATTTATATGTAGCTGAAGTGAACAAGGTGCATAAGTTTGCAGGCATCGAATCAAAATTAGATAAACCCACTTCACAGGTGATTTACGATAAATTTCCGATCGAAAAGCACCACGGCTGGAAATACATTGCCTTCGGCCCTGATGGAAAACTGTATGTGCCCGTAGGCGCACCTTGCAACATCTGCGAATCGAAAGACCCGATATATGCTTCCATTACCCGCATGAATGCCGATGGCACAGGTTTAGAGGTGTTTGCCAATGGTGTACGCAACACAGTTGGTTTTACATGGCACCCCACTACCAAAAATATTTGGTTCACCGATAATGGTCGTGATATGTTGGGCGATGATGTTCCGCCTTGCGAATTGAATACCGCTACTAAAGCAGGTCAACATTTTGGGTATCCCTATTGCCACGGTGGCACCATCAAAGACCCTGAGTTTGGCGACAAAAAACCTTGCAGTGAATTTATTCAGCCCGCACAAAACTTAGGTGCGCACGTGGCACCGCTTGGATTGAAATTTTATACGGGCAGCATGTTCCCATCCGAATACAAAAATCAAATCATCTTGGCGGAGCATGGCTCATGGAATCGTTCCAAGAAAAGCGGCTACAAGTTGAGCTTGGTAAAAGTAAACGAAGCAGGCAAAGCCACCAGCTACACTACTTTCGCTAGCGGCTGGATGGACGATGCCACTCAAAAAGTGTGGGGCCGCCCCGTAGATGTATTGCTCATGCCCGATGGCTCGATGTTGGTGAGCGATGACCAAGCGGGGGTGATTTATAGGATTGTGTATAAGGTATGA
- a CDS encoding type I restriction-modification system subunit M, which translates to MAEDKKQQLEQQLWKIADTLRGKMDADDFRDYILGFIFYKYLSEKMYDYATHILKPDNITYDQLKNRKDKKALLAAVKDEALDALGYFLEPDELFSEIARRGNSEGKPKFILDDLTKILTHIEQSTMGTASEEEFGNLFEDLDLTSSKLGKSENDKNELIVKVLTHLQDIDFDLHNTESDVLGDAYEYLIGKFASGAGKKAGEFYTPQQVSTVLARLVTTGKTKLKNVYDPTCGSGSLLLRVAKEVNEKNIGKFYGQESNPTTYNLCRMNMIMHNVHYKKFDIKNEDTLERPAHLDLRFDAIVANPPFSAEWSASPLFMSDDRYAPYGRLAPKGTADFAFVQHMIHQLADGGTMACVLPHGVLFRGGAEGHIREYLIKEKNYLDAVIGLPSNIFYGTGIPTCILVLKKKRPDAGSILFIDASQHFEKVKTQNVLRSEDIDKIIKTYKTRTAEDKYSYVASLGEIAENDYNLNIPRYVDTFEEEEAVNLKAVAKELKKMEVDMKATDVTIEKFCKELGIDTPF; encoded by the coding sequence ATGGCCGAAGACAAAAAACAACAACTCGAACAACAACTCTGGAAAATAGCCGACACCCTGCGCGGCAAAATGGACGCAGACGATTTCCGCGATTACATTCTTGGCTTCATCTTCTACAAATACCTGAGCGAGAAGATGTACGACTATGCCACTCACATTTTAAAGCCTGATAATATTACCTACGATCAGCTAAAGAATCGCAAAGACAAAAAAGCCTTGCTTGCCGCTGTGAAAGATGAAGCCCTGGATGCCCTCGGCTACTTCCTTGAACCCGATGAACTCTTCAGTGAAATTGCCCGCAGGGGAAACTCCGAAGGCAAGCCTAAGTTTATATTGGACGACCTCACCAAGATTCTCACGCACATTGAGCAGAGCACCATGGGCACGGCCAGCGAAGAAGAGTTTGGCAACCTCTTCGAAGACCTTGACCTCACCAGCAGCAAGCTCGGCAAAAGTGAGAACGACAAAAATGAATTGATTGTAAAAGTACTCACGCACTTGCAGGATATTGATTTTGATTTGCACAATACCGAAAGCGATGTGCTGGGCGATGCCTACGAATACCTCATTGGCAAGTTTGCCAGCGGGGCAGGCAAGAAGGCCGGTGAGTTTTATACACCTCAACAAGTAAGCACCGTATTGGCGCGCCTGGTTACTACGGGCAAAACCAAACTCAAAAATGTTTACGACCCCACGTGTGGCTCCGGCTCGTTGTTATTGCGCGTGGCCAAAGAAGTAAATGAAAAAAACATTGGCAAGTTTTACGGGCAGGAGAGCAACCCCACCACTTACAACTTGTGCCGCATGAACATGATCATGCACAACGTGCACTACAAAAAGTTTGACATTAAAAACGAAGACACGCTGGAGCGCCCTGCCCACCTCGACCTGCGCTTTGATGCCATTGTTGCCAACCCGCCTTTCTCTGCCGAGTGGAGTGCCAGCCCTTTGTTTATGAGTGACGACCGCTATGCACCTTATGGAAGGCTTGCACCAAAAGGCACAGCAGACTTTGCCTTTGTGCAGCACATGATACACCAACTGGCAGATGGCGGCACCATGGCATGTGTGTTGCCTCACGGTGTGCTGTTCCGTGGAGGTGCCGAAGGCCACATACGCGAGTACCTGATCAAAGAAAAGAACTACCTCGATGCCGTGATTGGCTTGCCCTCCAATATTTTTTACGGTACGGGCATACCCACGTGCATTTTGGTGCTAAAGAAAAAGCGGCCGGATGCCGGCAGCATTTTATTTATAGATGCCAGCCAGCATTTTGAAAAAGTAAAAACACAAAACGTATTGCGCTCGGAGGACATCGATAAAATCATTAAAACGTATAAGACTCGCACTGCCGAAGATAAATACAGTTACGTAGCTTCGCTCGGTGAAATAGCCGAGAACGACTACAACCTGAACATACCCCGCTATGTAGATACGTTTGAAGAAGAAGAAGCCGTGAACTTAAAAGCGGTAGCAAAAGAATTGAAGAAGATGGAAGTGGATATGAAAGCTACTGATGTAACTATTGAAAAGTTTTGTAAAGAGTTGGGAATTGATACTCCCTTTTAA
- a CDS encoding type I restriction endonuclease subunit R, with protein MPQSEAIIENNLIQQLTGLGYQFVAVHDGDVLLSNLKEQLELFNNTKFSVKEFNSILNYLAKGTVFEKAKTLRDRFSLTKDDGTSFYVRFFNNEDWSQNRYQVTNQVNQQGSFLNRYDVTLLVNGLPLVQIELKRKGIEIKEAFNQINRYQKHSFWSNHGLFQYVQLFVISNAVDTKYLVNNQLQSVMQTFFWGDKENRKITELTAFAAAFLNPDHLGKFISHYVVMNETFKSMMVLRPYQYFAVEAIIQQVSTSNNNGYIWHTTGSGKTLTSFKASQIIMDLPGVHKVVFVVDRKDLDYQTMQEFNVFKKDSVSATEDTTLLVKQLSDDTKLVLTTIQKLNNAIRKAHFEKKITQLRDKKIVFIFDECHRTQFGETHERIKKYFHKAQLFGFTGTPIFAENASKNEYGKRTTKDLFGECLHKYVITDAIRDQNVLRFGIEYIGKYKQKGNTLIDIDVEDIDRPEVLNDEKRLGKIADYIIAYHDQKTFNKEFSALFSTSSINNLIKYYELFKKKKEAGEHDLRIATIFTFGANEDDEDAQDFLPEEELAMAADPQAAYQSKHTRDKLDEFITDYNKMYGTAFSTKDSEQFQNYFKDISKRLKEREKATFNDDKDRLDLLLVVNMFLTGFDAKKVNTLYVDKNLKHHGLIQTYSRTNRIFGEKKSQGNILAFRNLKEATDKAITLFSNKEAIEEVILPPYEVIAKRFDEALQDLLKVTPTPQSVDELVSEEEEAAFVLAFRALLRAKNVLKSFTDFNWANLGIDEETFTSFETKYLDLRDKVRRDNSKEKTSILNDIDFEVELIHRDIINVAYIIKLLAKLKQAKKSEAEKQRKAIMDLLGSEVQLRSKRELIEKFIDENLPTIDNADNIQDEFEKYWQEQKVLALAKLCDDEHLDKEQFKALIDAYIFSSQDPLRDEVLKCLGDRPSILQAREIGERIIKKMKEFVEVFVQGMVA; from the coding sequence TTGCCGCAATCAGAAGCCATAATCGAAAACAACCTTATCCAGCAGCTTACCGGCTTGGGTTATCAATTTGTTGCCGTTCATGATGGCGATGTGCTGCTTTCTAATCTCAAAGAACAATTAGAATTATTCAACAACACTAAGTTCTCAGTAAAGGAATTTAATTCCATCCTTAACTACCTCGCCAAAGGCACTGTCTTCGAAAAAGCAAAGACATTAAGAGATCGGTTTAGTCTCACCAAAGATGATGGCACTTCGTTTTACGTGCGCTTCTTCAATAATGAAGATTGGTCGCAAAACAGGTATCAGGTAACCAATCAAGTAAATCAGCAAGGCTCTTTTTTAAATCGCTATGATGTTACGCTGTTGGTAAACGGTTTGCCGTTGGTGCAAATAGAATTAAAGCGCAAAGGAATAGAGATCAAAGAAGCATTCAATCAGATCAATCGTTACCAGAAACATTCGTTCTGGAGCAATCACGGGTTGTTTCAATATGTGCAGTTGTTTGTGATCAGCAACGCGGTGGATACAAAATATTTAGTGAATAATCAGTTACAATCTGTAATGCAAACATTCTTTTGGGGAGATAAAGAGAATAGGAAGATTACTGAGCTGACAGCATTTGCAGCAGCATTTCTAAATCCCGATCATTTAGGCAAATTCATTTCGCACTATGTGGTGATGAATGAAACGTTTAAGAGCATGATGGTGCTGCGGCCGTATCAATACTTTGCCGTGGAAGCCATAATCCAACAGGTAAGCACTAGCAATAACAATGGCTACATTTGGCACACTACAGGTTCGGGCAAAACACTTACCTCGTTTAAAGCAAGTCAGATCATTATGGATTTGCCCGGTGTGCACAAAGTTGTGTTTGTAGTCGACCGTAAAGATCTCGATTACCAAACCATGCAGGAGTTCAATGTCTTTAAAAAGGATAGCGTAAGTGCTACTGAAGACACTACGCTTCTGGTAAAGCAACTTAGTGATGATACCAAACTGGTGCTCACCACCATTCAAAAGCTAAACAACGCCATACGCAAAGCGCACTTTGAAAAGAAGATCACGCAACTGCGCGATAAGAAGATTGTCTTCATTTTTGATGAGTGCCACCGCACGCAGTTTGGCGAAACGCACGAGCGCATCAAAAAATATTTTCACAAGGCACAATTATTTGGCTTTACGGGTACACCGATCTTTGCAGAGAACGCTAGCAAGAACGAATATGGCAAACGCACCACAAAAGATTTGTTTGGCGAGTGCCTGCACAAGTATGTAATTACCGATGCCATCCGCGATCAGAACGTGTTGCGCTTTGGTATAGAATACATTGGCAAATACAAACAGAAGGGAAATACACTTATCGATATTGATGTAGAAGACATTGACCGCCCCGAAGTGCTGAATGATGAAAAGCGATTGGGCAAAATAGCGGACTACATTATTGCTTATCACGATCAAAAAACATTCAACAAAGAATTCTCTGCGCTGTTCTCCACCAGCAGCATCAATAACCTGATTAAATACTACGAGCTATTTAAGAAGAAGAAAGAGGCAGGCGAACACGATCTGCGCATTGCCACCATCTTTACTTTTGGTGCCAATGAAGACGATGAAGATGCCCAGGATTTTTTACCGGAAGAGGAATTGGCTATGGCAGCAGACCCGCAGGCAGCTTATCAATCGAAACACACCCGCGACAAGCTGGATGAGTTCATCACTGATTACAATAAAATGTACGGCACGGCTTTTTCTACCAAAGACAGCGAGCAATTTCAAAACTATTTTAAAGACATCAGCAAACGATTAAAGGAAAGAGAGAAGGCAACCTTTAACGATGATAAAGATCGCCTCGATTTGTTGCTGGTGGTAAACATGTTCCTTACAGGCTTTGATGCAAAGAAGGTAAACACACTTTACGTGGATAAGAATCTGAAACATCATGGCCTCATTCAAACCTATTCAAGAACCAACCGTATTTTTGGTGAGAAGAAATCGCAGGGCAACATTCTGGCCTTCCGCAATCTGAAAGAAGCCACCGACAAAGCGATTACACTATTCTCCAACAAAGAGGCGATTGAAGAAGTAATACTTCCGCCTTATGAAGTCATTGCCAAACGATTTGATGAAGCACTGCAAGATTTATTGAAGGTAACGCCAACTCCGCAAAGCGTGGATGAGCTGGTAAGCGAGGAAGAAGAGGCTGCATTTGTGCTGGCTTTCCGTGCCCTATTGCGAGCTAAGAATGTGCTGAAGTCGTTTACCGATTTCAATTGGGCGAATCTGGGAATTGATGAAGAGACCTTTACGTCATTCGAAACCAAGTACCTTGATCTGCGCGACAAGGTAAGGCGCGACAATTCAAAGGAAAAGACATCCATCCTTAATGATATCGACTTTGAAGTAGAGTTAATTCACCGCGATATAATCAATGTAGCCTACATCATTAAACTGTTGGCTAAGTTAAAGCAAGCCAAAAAATCGGAAGCCGAAAAGCAGCGAAAGGCAATTATGGATTTACTTGGCAGTGAAGTACAACTAAGAAGTAAACGCGAACTGATAGAAAAATTTATTGATGAGAACTTACCTACGATTGACAATGCCGACAACATACAAGACGAGTTTGAAAAATACTGGCAAGAACAAAAAGTACTCGCACTCGCCAAGCTTTGCGATGACGA